The following are encoded together in the Salinibacterium sp. UTAS2018 genome:
- the rplJ gene encoding 50S ribosomal protein L10 — translation MANKEASVAELTDLFRNSTAVLLTEYRGLTVAQLKTLRKSISEHATYAVVKNTLTKIAANNAGISSFDEELVGPSAIAFVHGDPVTVAKAMRDFAKANPLLVVKGGYFDGNALTAAEVTKLADLETREVLLAKFAGAAKASLFGAAYLFNAPLAQAVRTVDALREKQDSAQ, via the coding sequence ATGGCGAACAAGGAAGCATCGGTCGCCGAGCTTACGGATCTTTTCCGCAACTCGACCGCCGTCCTGCTAACCGAGTATCGCGGACTCACTGTTGCCCAGCTTAAGACGCTGCGCAAGTCAATCAGTGAGCACGCAACATACGCCGTGGTGAAGAACACGCTGACAAAGATCGCAGCGAACAACGCTGGCATTTCGTCGTTCGACGAAGAGCTCGTTGGTCCATCTGCAATCGCATTCGTACACGGAGACCCTGTCACCGTTGCGAAGGCTATGCGTGACTTTGCCAAGGCAAACCCTCTCCTCGTGGTGAAGGGCGGTTACTTTGACGGTAACGCGCTCACCGCAGCAGAGGTCACCAAGCTCGCCGATCTTGAAACCCGGGAGGTGCTCCTCGCGAAGTTTGCAGGAGCCGCCAAGGCTTCGCTGTTCGGCGCCGCTTATCTGTTCAACGCACCGCTCGCTCAGGCCGTTCGCACGGTCGACGCGCTGCGCGAGAAGCAGGATTCCGCGCAGTAA
- a CDS encoding GNAT family N-acetyltransferase, whose product MTTLIRRAFESDAELLHELARQTFPLACPPGTTAEGIAAFISEHLSANSFTQYLNDSSREILISEVDGEASGYVMFCVDEPTDPDVAAALTVRPTVELSKCYVLGQFHGSGSAAALVSAGIDWARDREFAAVWLGVNQENARANRFYEKMGFELVGTKKFLVGGRWEDDFVRQLTLLADSGMTS is encoded by the coding sequence GTGACCACTCTGATTCGACGCGCGTTTGAGTCGGATGCTGAGTTGCTGCATGAACTCGCGCGACAGACCTTTCCGCTGGCCTGCCCTCCGGGCACGACCGCCGAGGGCATCGCCGCGTTCATCTCTGAACACCTCTCGGCGAACTCCTTCACGCAGTATCTGAACGACTCTTCTCGCGAAATTCTGATCTCCGAGGTCGATGGCGAAGCATCGGGGTACGTGATGTTCTGCGTAGATGAACCCACAGATCCCGATGTCGCGGCTGCGCTCACCGTTCGGCCAACCGTCGAACTGAGCAAGTGCTACGTCCTGGGTCAATTTCACGGCTCGGGGTCAGCGGCTGCACTCGTCTCCGCGGGCATTGACTGGGCGCGTGACCGTGAATTTGCTGCGGTGTGGCTCGGGGTCAATCAAGAGAATGCGCGAGCCAACCGCTTTTACGAAAAGATGGGATTCGAGCTCGTCGGCACCAAGAAGTTTCTCGTTGGTGGGCGCTGGGAAGACGATTTTGTGCGCCAGCTCACTCTGTTAGCTGATTCCGGCATGACCTCATGA
- the rplA gene encoding 50S ribosomal protein L1 produces the protein MSKNSKAYKAAAEKIEEGKFYTPTEAVSVARETASKKFDSTVEVALRLGVDPRKADQMVRGTVILPHGTGKTARVIVFATGPAAEAAIAAGADEVGGSELIEKVAAGYTSFDAAVSTPELMGQVGRLGKVLGPRGLMPNPKTGTVTPDTAKAVSEIKGGKIEFRVDKHSNVHFIVGKAAFTAEQLDENIKAALDEVLRAKPSSSKGRYITKATVSTTFGPGIPVDVNSI, from the coding sequence ATGTCCAAGAATTCCAAGGCATACAAGGCCGCCGCTGAAAAGATCGAAGAGGGCAAGTTCTACACGCCCACTGAGGCTGTATCAGTTGCTCGCGAGACGGCTTCGAAGAAGTTCGACTCCACCGTTGAGGTCGCTCTTCGCTTGGGTGTAGACCCTCGCAAGGCTGACCAGATGGTTCGTGGCACCGTTATCCTGCCTCACGGCACGGGTAAGACTGCTCGCGTTATTGTTTTCGCAACCGGTCCCGCAGCAGAGGCAGCTATCGCTGCTGGCGCTGACGAGGTCGGTGGCTCGGAGCTCATCGAGAAGGTAGCCGCTGGTTACACCAGCTTCGACGCTGCAGTTTCGACTCCTGAGCTCATGGGCCAGGTTGGTCGTTTGGGTAAGGTTCTTGGTCCCCGTGGCCTCATGCCTAACCCGAAGACCGGCACGGTTACTCCTGACACCGCAAAGGCTGTCTCGGAGATCAAGGGCGGAAAGATCGAATTCCGCGTTGACAAGCACTCCAACGTTCACTTCATCGTGGGCAAGGCTGCTTTCACCGCTGAGCAGCTTGACGAGAACATCAAGGCAGCGCTCGACGAGGTTCTTCGCGCTAAGCCCAGCTCCTCGAAGGGTCGCTACATCACGAAGGCTACGGTTTCGACCACCTTCGGTCCTGGCATTCCGGTCGACGTAAACTCGATCTAA
- a CDS encoding response regulator transcription factor, protein MTQSHHLPAVQAQPRLSRADGTAIRAVVVDDEDSLTDLLSMALRYEGWDVRLASDGPSALSTIREFKPDVVVLDIMLPGLDGLSVLSRLRADGIQTPILFLTAKDSVDDRIAGLTVGGDDYVTKPFSLEELVARLRALLRRSTLTIAGESNPIIEVGDLTLDESTYEVSRAGTPVELTATEFELLRYLMRNPRRVLSRAQILDRVWSYDFGGKASVVEIYISYLRKKVDVLGPPMIQTVRGVGYMLRAPE, encoded by the coding sequence ATGACCCAGTCACACCACCTCCCCGCGGTTCAGGCGCAACCGCGACTCAGCCGCGCCGACGGAACTGCCATCCGTGCGGTGGTAGTTGACGATGAAGATTCGCTTACCGACCTCCTCTCCATGGCACTGCGCTACGAGGGGTGGGATGTGCGACTCGCATCCGACGGACCGTCCGCTCTGTCGACCATCCGCGAGTTCAAACCCGACGTCGTAGTGCTCGACATCATGCTTCCTGGCCTTGACGGCCTCTCTGTCTTGTCTCGCCTGCGAGCGGATGGCATCCAGACTCCAATCCTTTTTCTCACGGCCAAAGACTCAGTCGACGATCGCATCGCCGGCCTCACGGTGGGCGGTGACGACTACGTGACGAAGCCCTTCAGTTTGGAAGAGCTGGTAGCTCGGCTGCGGGCGCTCTTGCGCCGCTCGACGCTGACGATCGCGGGGGAGTCGAACCCCATCATCGAGGTCGGCGACCTCACGCTCGACGAGAGCACCTACGAAGTTAGCCGCGCTGGCACTCCCGTAGAGCTCACCGCCACCGAGTTCGAGTTGTTGCGCTACCTCATGCGCAACCCACGCCGCGTGCTCAGCCGAGCCCAAATTCTTGACCGAGTGTGGAGCTACGACTTCGGGGGTAAAGCCAGCGTCGTCGAGATCTACATCTCCTACCTCCGTAAGAAAGTGGATGTACTCGGACCGCCCATGATCCAGACCGTGCGCGGTGTCGGTTACATGTTGCGGGCGCCCGAATGA
- the rplK gene encoding 50S ribosomal protein L11 yields MAPKKKVTGLIKLQIQAGAANPAPPIGPALGQHGVNIMEFCKAYNAATEAQRGNVIPVEITVYEDRSFTFILKTPPAAELIKKAAGVAKGSGTPHTVKVAQLTKDQVRTIAEQKMADLNANDIDGAMKIIAGTARSMGITVEA; encoded by the coding sequence ATGGCACCGAAAAAGAAGGTTACAGGTCTGATTAAGCTTCAGATCCAAGCCGGCGCCGCTAACCCCGCACCGCCCATCGGGCCTGCGCTGGGACAGCACGGCGTTAACATCATGGAGTTCTGCAAGGCGTACAACGCCGCAACCGAGGCACAGCGTGGAAACGTTATCCCGGTTGAGATCACCGTGTACGAGGACCGTTCATTCACGTTCATCCTCAAGACCCCGCCGGCAGCAGAGCTCATCAAGAAGGCTGCTGGAGTTGCAAAGGGTTCGGGCACGCCGCACACCGTCAAGGTTGCGCAGCTCACTAAAGACCAGGTTCGTACGATCGCCGAGCAGAAGATGGCTGACCTCAACGCCAACGACATCGACGGCGCAATGAAGATCATCGCGGGCACCGCTCGCTCGATGGGAATCACGGTGGAGGCATAA
- a CDS encoding ABC transporter ATP-binding protein, with translation MYELSELTKKYETKRGPISALNKVSLSIPTGQMVAIQGPTGGGKSTLLQMLGALERPTSGTVTLGGDELSAMPDSRLAEIRARTIGFVFQGFNLIPTLTAQENVETALAPLGLSNLDRRLRARAALEKVGLGERLTHHPSELSGGQQQRVAIARALVKEPKVLLADEPTGNLDEQTRDEIMDLLEGLWRDDGLTLIIVTHDSAVAKRAERRLHLKHGGVTEKK, from the coding sequence ATGTACGAACTCAGCGAACTCACCAAAAAGTACGAAACGAAACGCGGCCCGATTAGCGCCCTGAACAAGGTGAGCTTGAGCATCCCCACCGGCCAAATGGTCGCCATTCAGGGACCAACCGGAGGCGGCAAGTCGACCCTGCTGCAGATGCTCGGAGCTCTCGAGCGCCCGACGAGCGGCACCGTCACCCTCGGGGGAGATGAGCTCTCCGCGATGCCTGACTCGCGACTGGCAGAAATTCGTGCGCGCACCATTGGCTTCGTCTTTCAAGGATTCAACCTCATCCCGACGCTCACGGCGCAGGAGAATGTGGAGACAGCGCTGGCCCCGCTCGGGCTGTCGAACCTCGACCGCCGTCTCCGTGCTCGCGCCGCGCTGGAAAAGGTCGGGCTTGGCGAACGACTAACGCACCACCCCTCCGAACTCTCGGGCGGTCAACAGCAGCGCGTAGCCATCGCTCGCGCGCTCGTGAAAGAGCCCAAGGTGCTTCTGGCAGACGAGCCCACCGGAAACCTCGACGAACAAACGCGCGACGAGATTATGGACCTGCTCGAGGGATTGTGGCGCGACGACGGGCTGACGCTGATTATCGTGACCCACGACTCGGCGGTCGCGAAGCGTGCCGAGCGACGGTTGCACTTGAAGCACGGTGGCGTCACCGAGAAGAAGTAG
- a CDS encoding cell wall metabolism sensor histidine kinase WalK, which yields MTRPREVKAPGIGRPPLSLRIRLVLGSAALIALAAILIGVVSVIALQGFLIDRLDAQLPSAANRSQGALDKRDGQVGQQRPPARDFLAVPGQSAGTIAGLISSSGDVIAGVLGDKGASGPLTEEQRATLAALPITDEPVTVSLGGDLGDYRIIVSSDPTTGDSLLVGLPLSDVRATVFQLTMLVVGIGLLAIAVAAVAGAIAVRFALRPLERVANTATRVSELQLDRGAVALAERVSLDDADPRTEVGQMGSALNRLLEHVASALTARQASEDKVRSFVADASHELRTPLASIRGYAELTRRGGHEIPDDVAHAIGRIESESVRMTGLVESLLLLARLDESAPVEHRAVDLSRLLIEAVGDAHVAGPDHEWELELPDDAVIVNGDSARLHQVVANLLANARIHTPAGTSVTASLSTTGDRAIIEVRDTGPGIAEELQAKVFERFVRGDSSRSRAAGSTGLGLAIVSAVVESLGGTSSVSSEPGNTVFRVELPTVARQ from the coding sequence ATGACTCGGCCGCGCGAGGTCAAGGCCCCCGGAATCGGGCGGCCACCCCTTAGCCTGCGCATACGACTTGTCTTAGGAAGTGCCGCGCTCATTGCACTTGCCGCCATTCTTATTGGTGTCGTGAGCGTCATTGCGTTGCAAGGTTTCCTCATTGACCGGCTCGACGCTCAGCTGCCGTCAGCCGCCAATCGTTCTCAGGGTGCGCTCGATAAGCGCGATGGCCAAGTCGGCCAGCAGCGCCCGCCCGCACGAGACTTTCTGGCGGTTCCTGGACAAAGCGCTGGCACCATCGCGGGGCTCATCAGCAGCTCGGGAGACGTGATCGCCGGAGTTCTCGGCGATAAAGGCGCGTCCGGCCCGCTGACCGAAGAACAGCGTGCAACGCTCGCTGCCCTTCCCATCACCGACGAGCCAGTGACGGTATCGCTGGGTGGTGACCTTGGCGACTACCGGATAATCGTGTCGAGTGACCCGACGACGGGCGACTCGCTCCTCGTCGGCCTTCCCCTCTCCGACGTGCGGGCTACTGTTTTTCAACTCACCATGCTCGTAGTGGGGATCGGTCTCCTCGCGATCGCCGTGGCCGCCGTGGCCGGTGCGATCGCCGTCCGGTTCGCTCTGCGTCCCCTCGAGCGCGTGGCAAACACCGCGACACGGGTATCCGAGCTCCAACTCGACCGCGGAGCAGTAGCGCTGGCTGAACGAGTTTCCCTCGACGACGCCGACCCGCGAACCGAAGTCGGGCAGATGGGCTCGGCCCTCAACCGCTTGCTCGAGCACGTGGCATCCGCGCTCACTGCTCGGCAAGCAAGCGAAGACAAGGTGCGGTCGTTCGTTGCGGATGCGAGCCACGAGCTGCGCACCCCTCTCGCCTCGATTCGTGGGTATGCCGAACTGACGCGACGTGGGGGCCATGAGATTCCGGATGATGTCGCTCACGCCATTGGGCGCATTGAATCCGAATCGGTGCGCATGACCGGGCTGGTAGAAAGTTTGCTGCTCTTGGCTCGCCTCGACGAGTCGGCTCCGGTTGAGCACCGCGCAGTTGACCTCTCACGGCTCCTGATCGAAGCCGTCGGGGATGCCCATGTTGCGGGGCCCGATCATGAGTGGGAGCTTGAGCTTCCGGATGACGCGGTCATCGTCAACGGCGATAGTGCTCGACTTCACCAGGTGGTCGCCAACCTTCTCGCGAATGCGCGCATCCACACTCCGGCGGGCACGAGCGTGACCGCGAGCCTCTCCACCACGGGGGATCGCGCCATCATCGAGGTGCGAGACACGGGCCCCGGAATTGCGGAGGAGTTGCAGGCGAAGGTGTTCGAACGTTTCGTGCGTGGTGATAGTTCCCGCTCGCGCGCCGCCGGCAGCACCGGGCTCGGTCTGGCCATCGTCTCGGCAGTTGTTGAGTCGTTGGGGGGAACGAGTTCAGTCTCGAGCGAACCCGGTAACACCGTGTTTCGCGTGGAACTGCCGACGGTCGCACGGCAGTAA
- the rplL gene encoding 50S ribosomal protein L7/L12, whose amino-acid sequence MAKMSSDDLIEAFKELTLIELSDFVKKFEEVFEVTAAAPVAVAAAGAPAVAEEVEEKDSFDVVLEAAGEKKIQVIKEVRALTSLGLGEAKAVVDGAPSVVLEGANKEAAEKAKASLEEAGATVTLK is encoded by the coding sequence ATGGCGAAAATGTCAAGCGACGACCTCATCGAGGCCTTCAAGGAACTGACCCTCATCGAGCTCAGCGACTTCGTTAAGAAGTTCGAAGAGGTCTTCGAAGTTACCGCTGCTGCTCCCGTTGCTGTTGCAGCTGCTGGCGCACCTGCTGTCGCTGAAGAAGTTGAAGAGAAGGACTCCTTCGACGTCGTTCTCGAGGCTGCTGGCGAGAAGAAGATCCAGGTTATCAAGGAGGTGCGCGCCCTCACGAGCCTCGGTCTCGGAGAGGCGAAGGCAGTCGTTGATGGCGCTCCCAGCGTTGTACTCGAGGGTGCAAACAAGGAAGCTGCTGAGAAGGCAAAGGCTTCGCTCGAAGAAGCTGGCGCAACCGTAACCCTTAAGTAG
- a CDS encoding DUF998 domain-containing protein: MTTLASPRIAQQTLEGLTAVVGSIAVGVALILIWASRLTIPRELYVSELGAEGEPTAAIFEVALLLIVFGGSAVAWAARRVRSWPPVLSFGSPALSLWVGCAFFLVASQVTCTSGCPLPYGPSFTWQDFGHTLAAVLAFAAACWAMIQTSFAREHKVLARLSIGTAIAVAVIAGTGGLFSLFRFQVGLGSRLEFVATTIAIAWLMMLGTVIAARALRRPPRS, encoded by the coding sequence ATGACGACTCTCGCTTCGCCGCGCATCGCGCAGCAGACGCTGGAGGGCCTCACTGCGGTGGTGGGCAGCATCGCAGTGGGCGTTGCGTTGATTCTCATCTGGGCATCACGGCTCACGATTCCGCGTGAGCTTTATGTCAGTGAGTTGGGGGCAGAGGGCGAGCCCACGGCCGCCATCTTCGAGGTAGCGCTGTTGCTTATTGTGTTCGGCGGTTCCGCTGTGGCCTGGGCCGCGCGCCGTGTTCGATCCTGGCCGCCGGTGTTGTCCTTCGGCTCACCCGCGCTATCGCTCTGGGTGGGATGCGCCTTCTTCCTCGTGGCATCGCAAGTGACCTGCACGTCGGGCTGTCCGCTGCCGTATGGACCGAGCTTTACGTGGCAAGATTTCGGCCATACCCTCGCAGCGGTGCTCGCTTTCGCGGCGGCCTGCTGGGCCATGATCCAAACCTCCTTCGCTCGCGAACACAAGGTGCTCGCTCGGCTGTCGATTGGTACCGCGATCGCCGTCGCTGTGATTGCCGGAACGGGCGGGCTCTTCTCGCTCTTCCGCTTCCAAGTCGGGCTGGGCAGCAGGCTTGAGTTTGTCGCCACCACGATCGCCATCGCGTGGCTCATGATGCTCGGAACAGTGATAGCCGCACGGGCACTGAGGCGGCCTCCGCGGTCGTGA
- a CDS encoding MATE family efflux transporter: MSLLRSPLDRDIRRLAVPALGALVAEPIFLLTDTALVGHLGSAQLGGLSVASAVLQTAVGLLIFLAYSTTPAVARWLGVGNRARAVAAGVDGVWLAVVLGVILVAVGIPAAPWLISLFNPDPSIVGFATEYLTISILGLPAMLITFAASGLLRGLQDTRTPLIVAVAGFISNALLNTLFIYGFGWGVAGSAIGTVVASWGMAAAYLVMLVTLARREGARVRPHGRGMLLAGHAGAWLLLRTASLRAAMLATIAVATSIGVPELATVQITLTIFATLAFVLDALAIAGQAMIGKELGASDLVKARAITRRLVELGIGSGVVLGLVMLVVSPWAGFAFSSDPVVRSGLAALLPVLALGIPIAGFVFVLDGVLIGAGDARYLALTGLVNLAVYVPLLWWVYSSNLTGTAAVVALWFAFGLGYIGARAVTLGIRARGDQWLVPGATR; the protein is encoded by the coding sequence GTGTCGCTTCTCCGCTCTCCACTCGACCGAGACATCCGCCGTCTCGCCGTTCCTGCGCTCGGCGCTCTCGTTGCAGAGCCCATCTTTCTCCTCACTGACACTGCCCTCGTGGGGCATCTCGGTAGTGCACAACTCGGCGGGTTGAGCGTCGCAAGCGCGGTGCTGCAAACGGCGGTTGGTCTGCTCATTTTCTTGGCGTACTCCACCACGCCCGCCGTTGCCCGCTGGTTGGGGGTGGGCAATCGCGCGCGTGCTGTCGCTGCCGGGGTAGACGGAGTCTGGCTCGCGGTGGTGCTCGGCGTCATCCTGGTGGCAGTGGGAATCCCCGCCGCGCCATGGTTGATCAGTCTGTTCAACCCTGACCCCAGCATTGTCGGTTTCGCCACCGAGTACTTGACTATCTCGATTCTCGGCTTGCCGGCCATGCTCATCACCTTCGCTGCCTCGGGACTCCTTCGCGGACTGCAAGACACCCGCACTCCGCTGATCGTCGCGGTCGCGGGGTTCATCTCCAACGCCCTGCTCAATACCCTGTTCATCTACGGCTTCGGTTGGGGCGTCGCGGGTTCTGCCATCGGTACGGTCGTCGCGAGCTGGGGAATGGCCGCCGCCTACCTCGTGATGCTCGTCACGCTAGCGCGCCGTGAAGGTGCCCGTGTGCGGCCCCACGGTCGCGGGATGCTGCTGGCAGGGCACGCCGGAGCGTGGCTGCTGCTGCGCACTGCTTCGTTGCGCGCGGCGATGCTCGCGACGATCGCGGTTGCCACCAGCATCGGTGTTCCCGAACTTGCGACCGTGCAGATCACTCTGACAATCTTTGCGACCCTCGCCTTTGTGCTGGATGCGTTGGCGATCGCCGGTCAGGCCATGATCGGTAAAGAGCTGGGCGCGAGTGATCTCGTCAAGGCCCGTGCCATTACTCGCCGACTCGTCGAGCTCGGTATCGGCAGCGGAGTCGTGCTCGGGCTTGTCATGCTCGTGGTGTCGCCGTGGGCCGGTTTCGCCTTCAGTTCAGACCCTGTCGTGCGCAGCGGGCTGGCCGCACTCCTGCCGGTGCTGGCCCTCGGCATCCCGATCGCTGGCTTCGTGTTTGTTCTCGACGGTGTGTTGATCGGGGCGGGGGATGCCCGCTACCTCGCTCTCACTGGGCTTGTAAACCTTGCGGTGTACGTGCCGCTGTTGTGGTGGGTTTACTCCTCGAACCTCACCGGTACGGCCGCCGTCGTTGCCCTGTGGTTCGCTTTCGGCCTCGGCTACATCGGAGCCCGTGCCGTCACCCTCGGCATCCGTGCTCGTGGCGACCAGTGGCTCGTACCGGGGGCGACGCGCTAA
- a CDS encoding ABC transporter permease translates to MFGTYLYRELSNRRKQTAIIAAGMALAIALVMIVNGVAAGVRDAQSTVLASVYGVGTDITITQEPAQGVEGNDGAPGAEGDQARTQPRFEFGAEDGETTDGTTALSQSSLTSGIASITFDADALTTALSLDSVATATATLALSNVSFSGEVATPTTTDTGETAPGGGAQQGGRGGPDGAGGSAFNVDTFTVTGIDVAGESVGPLTSVELVDGRAFESSDSDANVVILDTSYATTSSLAVGDSLEIGGEEFEVIGTVTSTSADATTASNTYIPLDTAQRVAELENQISTVYVQAASSTDIAAVQTALQTELPDASVKTQEDLASSVSGSLSTASDLVGKLGTWLSIIVLAAAFLISVLLTTSGVARRTREFGTLKAIGWSNGAVVRQVAGESLVQGAIGGVIGVAIGLLGILAINIAAPVLSASATATATTGQGPGAGGGGGGSRFGDAATTAVATTDIALQIPVTFGIIGIAVALAILGGLIAGAFGGWRAARLRPAEALRSVA, encoded by the coding sequence ATGTTCGGAACCTATCTGTATCGAGAGCTCAGCAATCGACGCAAACAAACAGCAATTATCGCCGCCGGTATGGCATTGGCTATCGCACTCGTCATGATTGTCAACGGCGTCGCAGCAGGCGTTCGCGACGCGCAATCGACCGTGTTGGCCTCGGTCTACGGGGTCGGAACCGACATCACGATTACGCAAGAGCCTGCCCAAGGCGTCGAAGGAAACGACGGAGCCCCGGGCGCAGAGGGCGACCAAGCCCGCACCCAACCTCGATTCGAATTCGGCGCCGAGGACGGCGAAACCACCGATGGCACGACGGCGCTCAGCCAGTCCAGCCTCACCAGCGGCATTGCCAGCATCACCTTTGACGCGGATGCTCTCACCACAGCTTTGAGCCTCGACTCCGTTGCCACAGCCACCGCCACCCTCGCGCTCTCCAACGTGAGCTTCAGCGGTGAAGTTGCTACGCCGACCACAACTGACACCGGCGAAACCGCACCCGGCGGCGGAGCCCAACAGGGTGGCCGCGGCGGTCCCGATGGAGCTGGCGGAAGCGCCTTCAACGTCGACACCTTCACCGTAACCGGCATCGATGTAGCGGGCGAAAGCGTCGGCCCACTCACTTCCGTCGAGCTAGTAGACGGCCGCGCCTTCGAATCGAGCGACAGCGACGCCAACGTCGTGATCCTCGACACGAGCTACGCCACCACGAGCTCACTCGCCGTCGGCGACAGTCTGGAGATTGGTGGCGAAGAATTCGAAGTAATCGGAACCGTCACTTCAACCTCCGCTGACGCGACTACGGCATCCAATACCTACATTCCGCTCGACACCGCCCAGCGCGTTGCCGAGTTAGAAAACCAGATTTCGACCGTGTACGTTCAGGCGGCAAGCTCCACTGACATCGCCGCCGTTCAAACGGCATTGCAAACGGAATTGCCGGATGCCTCGGTGAAGACTCAGGAAGATCTCGCCTCGAGCGTTTCCGGCTCGCTTTCCACCGCTTCTGACCTCGTCGGAAAGCTCGGAACCTGGCTCTCGATCATCGTCTTGGCCGCCGCGTTCCTCATCTCGGTACTGCTCACGACCTCTGGCGTAGCCCGCCGCACCCGTGAGTTCGGAACACTGAAAGCCATCGGCTGGAGCAATGGCGCTGTCGTTCGTCAGGTCGCGGGCGAGTCGCTTGTGCAAGGTGCCATCGGTGGAGTGATCGGTGTGGCGATCGGACTTCTCGGCATCCTCGCCATTAATATCGCTGCTCCTGTGCTCAGCGCGAGCGCTACCGCGACCGCGACCACGGGCCAAGGTCCTGGCGCGGGTGGCGGAGGCGGAGGCAGCCGCTTTGGCGACGCTGCAACCACCGCCGTGGCGACGACCGACATCGCGCTGCAGATTCCCGTGACCTTCGGCATCATCGGCATCGCCGTTGCTCTCGCCATTCTCGGCGGACTCATTGCCGGTGCGTTCGGCGGCTGGCGAGCAGCACGACTCCGCCCCGCTGAAGCTCTCCGCAGCGTCGCCTAA
- a CDS encoding YqaJ viral recombinase family protein: MQPELDLWEPIAPNHRDRIVARSEDRVAWLRARSRGVTATDAARLATEQSLRSVAESKLLGSGFSGNAFTDHGRAREPEIARWVLGEHGIQSSSALYHAHDEPLHLATPDGVSMIDGSLILSEIKTTAKAWRSIPRSYLRQVWWQQYVLGADRTLVVWEQHTDFVPTYAAPKCQWVDRDENQIHTLVGLADRLLDLMRAP, from the coding sequence ATGCAACCCGAACTCGATCTCTGGGAGCCGATAGCGCCCAATCATCGTGACCGCATCGTCGCCCGCTCCGAAGATCGCGTTGCTTGGCTCCGCGCCCGCAGTCGCGGTGTGACTGCCACGGATGCCGCCCGCCTCGCCACGGAGCAATCGTTACGCTCCGTGGCAGAAAGTAAGTTGCTCGGCTCTGGTTTCTCGGGAAACGCGTTCACTGATCATGGTCGCGCGCGGGAACCAGAAATCGCGCGCTGGGTTCTTGGCGAACACGGCATCCAGTCAAGCTCCGCGCTGTACCACGCGCACGATGAGCCCCTCCATCTCGCGACCCCGGATGGCGTCTCGATGATCGATGGCTCGCTGATTCTGTCTGAGATCAAGACAACGGCGAAAGCCTGGCGCAGCATTCCACGTTCTTATCTTCGGCAAGTGTGGTGGCAGCAGTACGTGCTCGGCGCGGACCGCACCCTCGTGGTGTGGGAACAGCACACTGACTTTGTGCCGACCTACGCCGCACCAAAGTGCCAGTGGGTAGATCGCGATGAGAACCAGATTCACACACTAGTGGGGCTCGCCGATCGCCTGCTCGACCTCATGCGCGCGCCGTAG